The following coding sequences are from one Neurospora crassa OR74A linkage group I, whole genome shotgun sequence window:
- a CDS encoding sorbitol dehydrogenase, producing the protein MATTIKASVLHGARDLSVESRPLPTLSPTDVLISIKSTGLCGSDLHYYTHFRNGDIQVHEPLTLGHESSGIITAIGSPSVSSEYGLNVGDRVALEVGQPCEACELCCPPGTGPIGNYSGGHGEESGGKGGESTTTTSRYNICRAMRFRSSAKGWPQFPHAQGTLQEVVAHPAKWCHKLPESVDYTLGALAEPLAVAMHAAGRAGIPSCVPHSSSSMTSSRGAARVKVLVFGAGAVGLLCAAVCKSITKGDAIVVIADIQADRVKFAVENGFADAAVVVPISDKRPETIEEKLEYAKSVAERVKGAELVKGLGGQVGEVNVTFECTGVESCLQSSIYATAPGGKIMIIGMGNPIQTLPISAASLKEVDLLGVFRYANAYPKVIELLARGDPHLPDLSKLVTQRYSGLESIPMAFDMAARVKDNEGNLVLKVMIDM; encoded by the exons ATGGCAACAACAATCAAAGCCTCCGTCCTCCACGGTGCCCGCGATCTTAGCGTG GAATCCCGCCCCCTTCCCACCCTCTCGCCAACCGACGTCCTAATCTCCATCAAGTCCACCGGCCTCTGCGGCTCTGACCTGCATTACTACACGCACTTTCGCAACGGGGACATCCAAGTCCACGAGCCTTTAACCCTTGGTCACGAGTCCTCGGGCATCATCACCGCCATCGGCAGcccctccgtctcctccgAGTATGGCCTGAATGTAGGCGACCGCGTCGCGCTGGAGGTGGGACAGCCATGCGAGGCTTGTGAACTTTGTTGCCCCCCAGGTACCGGTCCTATTGGAAACTATTCGGGGGGACACGGGGAGGAGAGCGGTGGAAAGGGTGGAGAGAGTAcaactactacctctagatacAACATCTGTCGCGCCATGCGCTTCCGCTCTTCAGCCAAGGGATGGCCGCAATTTCCCCACGCTCAGGGAACCCTGCAGGAGGTTGTTGCCCATCCGGCAAAGTGGTGCCACAAGTTGCCGGAGAGTGTGGATTACACGCTGGGAGCGCTGGCGGAGCCGCTGGCTGTTGCTATGCATGCGGCTGGGCGGGCGGGAATTCCCTCTTGCGTCCCTCACTCCTCTTCATCCATGACATCGTCTCGGGGGGCGGCCAGAGTGAAAGTTCTGGTAttcggtgccggtgccgtcgGGCTACTCTGTGCTGCGGTTTGCAAGTCCATCACCAAGGGGGACGCGATAGTGGTGATTGCGGATATCCAGGCTGATAGGGTGAAGTTTGCGGTGGAGAACGGGTTTGCTGATGCGGCGGTTGTAGTGCCGATTTCAGACAAGAGGCCGGAGACGATAGAGGAGAAGCTGGAGTATGCAAAGAGTGTGGCCGAAAGGGTTAAGGGGGCTGAACTAGTCAAGGGACTGGGAGGACAGGTGGGTGAGGTTAATGTTACTTTTGAGTGTACGGGGGTGGAGAGTTGTTTACAAAGTTCGATATAT GCGACGGCACCAGGTGGCAAGATTATGATCATTGGCATGGGTAATCCCATCCAGACGCTACCCATCTCTGCCGCTTCGCTGAAGGAAGTTGACCTCCTTGGCGTGTTTCGGTACGCAAATGCCTATCCAAAGGTGATTGAGCTGTTGGCTAGAGGGGATCCGCATCTCCCTGACCTTTCTAAGCTGGTGACGCAGCGGTATAGTGGTTTGGAAAGTATTCCCATGGCATTTGACATGGCGGCTAGGGTGAAGGACAATGAGGGGAATTTGGTGTTGAAGGTTATGATTGATATGTAG
- a CDS encoding 2-deoxy-D-gluconate 3-dehydrogenase, with amino-acid sequence MDYPDLPSLSQQPNKMTSTTSVQNMFSLEGHTALITGATRGIGQAVAIALAEAGADILLVQRDETSTTTLQAIQSLGRHAQIYKADLSSPTDVSSLVPRILSDGHTIRILVNCAGIQRRHPSHLFPDSDFAEVMQVNLNAVFTLCRDVGAHMLGLDPHPVTRRKGSVINFASLLTFQGGLTVPAYAASKGAVGQLTKSFANEWTSKGVTVNAIAPGYIETEMNEALLKDEERLKSISARIPAGRWGSPEDFKGTAVYLASKASGYVSGHVLVVDGGWMGR; translated from the exons ATGGACTACCCTGACCTTCCATCCCTTTCACAACAACCAAACAAGATGACGTCAACCACTAGCGTCCAGAACATGTTCTCCCTCGAGGGCCACACTGCCCTCATCACCGGAGCCACGCGAGGCATTGGTCAAGCCGTGGCCATTGCCCTTGCCGAGGCCGGCGCCGATATTCTTCTCGTCCAG CGAGACGaaacctccaccaccaccctccaaGCCATCCAATCCCTCGGCCGCCACGCGCAAATCTACAAAGCcgacctctcctcccccaccGACGTCTCTTCTTTAGTGCCACGCATCCTCTCCGACGGGCACACCATCCGCATCCTGGTCAACTGCGCCGGCATCCAACGTCGACACCCTTCCCACCTGTTTCCCGACTCCGACTTTGCCGAAGTGATGCAAGTCAACCTCAACGCCGTCTTCACTCTATGTCGGGACGTGGGCGCGCACATGCTGGGTCTCGACCCCCACCCCGTCACCAGACGCAAGGGGTCCGTGATCAACTTTGCCAGCTTGTTGACGTTCCAAGGGGGGTTAACGGTGCCGGCGTATGCGGCGAGTAAGGGAGCCGTTGGGCAACTGACCAAGAGCTTTGCGAATGAATGGACGAGTAAAGGCGTGACGGTGAATGCGATTGCGCCGGGGTATATTGAGACGGAGATGAACGAGGCGTTGTTGAAAGATGAGGAGAGGTTGAAGAGTATTAGTGCGAGGATTCCGGCTGGGAGG TGGGGAAGTCCGGAAGATTTCAAGGGAACGGCTGTGTATCTGGCCAGTAAGGCGAGTGGTTACGTGAGCGGACATGTgctggttgttgatggtgggtgGATGGGACGGTAA
- a CDS encoding pigment biosynthesis protein Ayg1 — protein MSPHQVNNDQQQEQKQGSSAGGGGISSKAPLGYGGLGGLGKSPKHWLMGDEAFEARMPHHDGVQALWETKWKFPCSKSLYPFHDGLYADFAPSFDALIKANHNDMTSPAWTTTFLSTGVAEQLVEQGDKLVAELNNIKPPGCLQPEQQQQQQQQRRRQLREQASSLYLRACCLYRIARFPYITSFPKVNDQTKWDAWEKQKEIYSKAGQLWEESPVEEVKVAFLDRQTQQGEGQWIPVYVRVPPAGTSSQPSTGSGYPTVILMTGLDGYRPDNTVRCNEFLARGWAVVVVEIPGTADCPADPADPESPDRLWESLLQWMGTYQYRGKRTFDMKRVMVWGLSAGGYYAVRIAHTHSHRLAGVVAQGAGVHYFYDKKWMEKVDGHEYPAQLTPAFAMKHGYSSVDEFKAGVQKKFSLLENGILAKPSTRLLLVNGTQDGLMPIEDSMVLLEYGSPKEARFFTGALHMGYPLANSAVYPWMESVMASIRE, from the exons ATGTCTCCTCATCAGGTCAACAATGATCAGCAAcaggagcagaagcaggGTTCTTCGGCGGGAGGCGGCGGGATTTCATCAAAGGCTCCGCTTGGTTATGGTGGGTTGGGCGGATTAGGCAAAAGTCCCAAACACTGGCTCATGGGCGACGAGGCGTTTGAGGCGAGAATGCCTCATCATGATGGAGTACAGGCACTGTGGGAgaccaagtggaagttcccA TGCTCCAAATCTCTCTACCCCTTCCACGACGGTCTCTATGCCGACTTCGCTCCCTCCTTCGACGCCCTCATCAAGGCTAACCACAACGACATGACCTCCCCCGCCTGGACCACTACCTTTCTCTCCACGGGCGTAGCCGAGCAGCTCGTCGAGCAGGGTGACAAACTCGTGGCTGAGCTCAATAACATTAAACCCCCGGGATGTCTTCAGccagagcagcagcagcagcagcagcagcagagacgCAGACAACTCCGCGAGCAAGCCTCCTCGCTCTACCTCCGAGCCTGCTGCCTTTACCGCATCGCCCGCTTCCCCTACATCACTTCCTTCCCCAAGGTGAACGACCAGACCAAGTGGGATGCCTgggagaagcagaaggagatATATTCAAAGGCTGGCCAACTGTGGGAGGAAAGCCCCGTGGAGGAAGTCAAAGTGGCCTTTCTCGACAGACAGACGCAACAAGGCGAAGGGCAGTGGATCCCCGTTTACGTGAGGGTCCCTCCTGCTGGTACTTCCTCCCAACCCTCTACCGGTAGTGGCTACCCAACCGTCATCCTCATGACCGGCTTGGACGGGTACCGTCCGGACAACACCGTCCGCTGCAACGAGTTTCTCGCCCGCGgatgggcggtggtggtggtggagatcCCGGGAACGGCGGATTGTCCTGCTGACCCGGCGGACCCGGAGAGCCCTGACAGGCTGTGGGAGAGCTTGTTGCAGTGGATGGGCACCTACCAGTATCGCGGAAAGAGGACGTTTGATATGAAGAGGGTCATGGTCTGGGGGTTGAGCGCTGGTGGGTATTATGCGGTGAGGATTGCGCACACGCATAGTCACAGACTGGCGGGTGTGGTGGCGCAGGGGGCGGGTGTTCATTACTTTTACGATAAGAAGTGGATGGAGAAGGTGGATGGGCATGAGTATCCTGCTCA ACTGACGCCTGCTTTTGCTATGAAGCATGGGTACAGCTCCGTTGATGAGTTCAAGGCTGGAGTGCAGAAGAAGTTCTCCTTGTTGGAGAATGGGATTCTGGCTAAGCCTTCGACAAGGCTTTTGTTGGTCAAT GGTACCCAAGACGGTTTGATGCCCATCGAAGATTCCATGGTGCTGCTTGAATACGGCTCGCCCAAAGAGGCTCGCTTTTTCACTGGTGCTTTACACATGGGATATCCCCTAGCGAACTCGGCTGTCTACCCTTGGATGGAAAGTGTCATGGCTTCCATCAGAGAGTAG
- a CDS encoding glucosamine 6-phosphate N-acetyltransferase: MAAPKELFSADLLSPEVQSALPEGYKLRALRPTDYDTGFLDCLRVLTTVGDITKEQFQDRYNWISRQDGGYFILVIEDTNSSPPRVVGTGAVLVERKFIHNLGSVGHIEDIAIAKDQQGKKLGLRMIQALDFIAERTGCYKTILDCSEANEGFYVKCGFKRAGLEMAHYYQNTKSKA; encoded by the exons ATGGCCGCCCCGAAAGAACTGTTCTCCGCCGATCTCCTCTCCCCCGAGGTGCAATCAGCCCTCCCCGAAGGCTACAAGTTACGCGCGCTTCGCCCAACTGATTATGACACTGGCTTCCTCGACTGCCTCCGCGTCCTGACCACGGTAGGCGACATTACCAAGGAGCAGTTCCAGGACCGTTACAACTGGATCTCGCGACAGGACGGTGGCTACTTCATTCTCGTCATTGAggacaccaacagcagcccACCCAGAGTAGTCGGCACCGGCGCTGTGTTGGTTGAGCGCAAGTT CATCCACAATCTCGGGTCAGTCGGACACATCGAGGACATCGCAATCGCCAAGGACCAGCAGGGCAAGAAGTTGGGTCTCCGTATGATCCAGGCGCTGGACTTTATCGCCGAGAGGACGGGCTGCTACAAGACCATTCTCGACTGCAGCGAAGCCAACGAGGGCTTCTACGTCAAGTGCGGTTTCAAGAGGGCGGGTCTGGAAATGGCACATTACTATCAGAACACAAAGAGCAAAGCTTAG